In Carassius carassius chromosome 7, fCarCar2.1, whole genome shotgun sequence, one genomic interval encodes:
- the LOC132143075 gene encoding uncharacterized protein LOC132143075 yields the protein MLKLFGLQCISPGTFFRHQRYYTIPTIVQAWRNEQSGIIRELKETGGGLILSGDCRSDSPGHCAKYGSYSLIEDRINKVLDVQLVQSSEVPSSSWCELEGLKRSMQFLMDQDMQVSALITDRNRQVAKWVREKMCSEGTKHFFDVWHIGKSVQKALDAAAKERDCEDLKLWRPAIINHLYWTAASTPTGDPDEMQAKWQSMINHVQDIHEHSSPAFTSCAHPPLEGEARNKEWLEPGSPAATKLESVAARKALVKDIRQLSPQHQTFSLEAYHSLILHFAPKHTGFSFLGMYSR from the exons ATGCTGAAGCTGTTTGGACTGCAGTGCATAAGTCCCGGCACTTTTTTCCGCCATCAGCGCTATTACACTATCCCTACCATCGTGCAGGCCTGGAGGAATGAGCAGAGTGGGATCATCAGGGAGTTGAAGGAGACTGGGGGTGGATTGATCCTGTCTGGTGACTGCAG ATCAGATTCTCCTGGACACTGTGCCAAGTATGGTAGCTACTCCTTGATTGAGGATCGAATTAACAAAGTTTTGGATGTTCAGCTTGTCCAA AGCTCAGAAGTCCCAAGCAGCTCTTGGTGTGAGCTAGAGGGTCTAAAGCGGAGTATGCAGTTCCTGATGGACCAAGACATGCAAGTGTCTGCTCTGATAACAGACAGAAATCGGCAG GTGGCCAAGTGGGTACGTGAGAAAATGTGTTCAGAAGGAACAAAGCATTTCTTTGACGTCTGGCATATTGGGAAAA GTGTACAGAAAGCACTGGATGCTGCTGCAAAAGAGAGGGACTGTGAGGATCTGAAGCTGTGGAGGCCTGCCATTATCAACCATCTCTATTGGACCGCAGCTTCCACCCCTACAGGAGATCCAGATGAGATGCAGGCAAAATGGCAGAGTATGATAAATCATGTACAGGACATACATGAACACAGCTCTCCAGCATTTACCAGCTGCGCACATCCACCGTTGGAAGGAGAGGCAAGAAACAAGGAGTGGCTGGAACCAG gatcaccagcagccactaaactggagagtgtagctGCCAGGAAAGCACTGGTAAAGGATATTCGACAATTGTCACCTCAGCATCAGACATTCTCCCTGGAGGCCTACCATTCCCTTATTCTGCACTTTGCTCCCAAACACACtggcttttcttttcttgggatgtacagcaggtag